A single window of Magnetococcus marinus MC-1 DNA harbors:
- the ftsA gene encoding cell division protein FtsA, with product MAKHDQNLIIGLDIGTTKICCIVADVQPDGRLDIIGLGTHPSRGLRKGVVIDIDSTVESIRMAVEEAEMMAGVEIRMVYAGIAGAHIASNNSEGVVATKDNEVHASDIQRVLDAARAQSIPMDREILHVIPQEFVLDAQEGIKDPLGMAGVRLEARVHLVTGAVASAQNIVKCANRCGLDVGDIILEQLASAEACLTEDEKELGCCLLDIGGGTTDIAIYAEGHIKHTAVLAIGGDHMTNDIAVGLRTPTREAEQLKRKFGCALSALVGPDETIEVPSIGERPPRSLGRHILAEIIEPRVEELFTLVQREIVRSGFDEQIAAGIVLTGGAANTEGIVDLAEEIFNKPVRRGLPQGVGGLTDVIANASYATATGLVLYANRYGQESTMRYNQDDVGGSRSMVSRMRSWFGDIF from the coding sequence ATGGCCAAGCACGACCAAAATCTAATTATCGGACTGGATATCGGTACCACCAAGATCTGTTGCATCGTTGCGGACGTGCAGCCGGATGGGCGCTTGGATATTATCGGTCTGGGTACGCATCCATCACGGGGACTGCGCAAAGGGGTGGTGATTGATATTGACTCCACCGTTGAGAGCATTCGCATGGCGGTGGAAGAGGCGGAGATGATGGCCGGGGTCGAGATCCGCATGGTGTATGCGGGGATTGCCGGAGCGCACATCGCCAGCAATAACTCCGAAGGGGTGGTTGCAACCAAGGATAACGAGGTGCATGCCTCGGATATTCAACGGGTGTTGGATGCAGCCCGGGCGCAATCTATCCCCATGGACCGTGAAATTTTGCATGTTATCCCCCAGGAGTTTGTACTGGATGCCCAAGAGGGCATTAAAGACCCCTTGGGCATGGCGGGTGTTCGTTTAGAGGCTCGCGTACATTTGGTGACGGGGGCGGTGGCATCGGCGCAGAATATTGTCAAGTGCGCCAACCGCTGCGGCTTGGATGTTGGGGATATTATTCTTGAGCAACTGGCCTCGGCAGAGGCCTGCTTGACCGAGGATGAAAAAGAGCTTGGTTGCTGTCTGTTGGATATTGGTGGTGGTACAACAGACATTGCCATCTATGCAGAAGGTCATATCAAACATACCGCTGTGCTGGCTATTGGCGGCGACCATATGACCAATGACATTGCGGTGGGGCTACGCACCCCCACCCGTGAGGCGGAGCAGCTCAAACGTAAATTTGGCTGTGCCCTTTCGGCGTTGGTGGGTCCAGATGAGACCATCGAGGTTCCCAGCATCGGCGAACGCCCCCCACGCTCACTGGGTCGACACATCTTGGCAGAGATTATCGAACCCCGCGTTGAAGAGCTGTTTACCCTGGTTCAGCGTGAGATTGTACGCTCCGGATTTGATGAGCAGATTGCCGCAGGCATTGTGTTGACCGGCGGCGCGGCCAATACTGAAGGTATCGTGGATCTGGCCGAGGAGATTTTTAACAAACCGGTTCGGCGCGGCTTGCCCCAAGGGGTTGGTGGCTTGACCGATGTGATCGCTAACGCCAGCTATGCCACCGCGACGGGTTTGGTACTCTATGCCAATCGCTATGGACAAGAATCAACCATGCGTTACAACCAGGATGATGTCGGTGGCAGCCGCTCCATGGTTTCGCGCATGCGCTCCTGGTTTGGTGACATTTTTTAA